TCGGGCCTGCTGCACGTACATCTTGACGCGCTGGTAGTGGTGCGGGAAGGCATACTGCTCGACCAGACGCTCATGGATGACCGCGGCCTTCAGCAGCACCTCAGCCCGTAGCCACGCATCAATCACATGCGCCCACGGCTTGATCACCTGGTTGCCGAGATCCGAGCGCGGCGCCGGAGCCGGCGGAACCGGAGGACCGTCGCTCTCCAGATACTTCTTGACCGTACGCCAGTTCAGACCGGTCTCCCGAGCGATCTCCGAGATGCTCGCGCCCGCCTCATGCAGAGCCCGGAAACGCCGCAGCTCCAGCCACCGCCCCGGTTCCAGCAACATCCGACAGGCCCTCCTCGACGCTTCACAAGATCAGCGTCAGGCTCCTCTCATCGAGCCGGGCCCCACCCCGACACGCCGAGTCACCTCTGTAGATCAACCCGTACGCACCTCTGCATCAGAGCCCGTACGCCGACACCCCCCGGACCGGCCTCCAACGCCGAATTCAGCCGGGTCAATTACGCCATCGAGCAGACTTCTTCGCGACTGAACCTTCTCTGCCGCTGCCGCGTAGCCGAGGGAGTAACGGGTCTGCATGTCGTCCGCAGACTCGACAGGCCGCAAGGCCGCGGCCGCCCGGGACCCGATGGGGGCAGACAGTGGACGCACGAAACCGAGCCGAAGCGGCTGCCCCCGAGACGGTCCTCATCCGGGATCACCCCGTGGCCGCCGCGAGCGACACCCTGCGCCTGCTGACGGCGCTCGAACACCTCAGGCCAGATCAGAACTACTTGCTCGGCCTGCCCGTCAACCAGGAGACCGGAGTCGAACACCTGACCCCGCTCCTTGCCGCGTTCCTGTGCAACGTGAACAGCACGATCGAACCCCTCGAAGTCCAGGGCCAAGTCAACTCCCTCGAGGGCTCCGTAAGGGAATTCTTCAAAGAGCTGACACAGGCACCGCGCTTCGCCCGCAGCCATGTTTCGGTCTCGGAGACCGAAGGTATCCGATTCGGCCTCGCCACGGCCGTGAACCGGATGCCGAATGCTCCCGTCTACCTCAGCGACCAGGCCAAGTGCGGCCTCCCTGGCGCGGTGCTCGCGCTCGGCGCCGAACTGGTGACCATCGGCACACGGCTCGATGGCACCATGGACGCGGTGGAGTTGCGTCGTGCGGTGGCCGCGGGCACCGCACGACGTCCGGACTCCGGCGCCATCATCCTGGCCATCTGCGGCAATGCCGAGACCGGAGCCGTGGACGATATTTCCGAGCTGCGCTTGGCCGCGTCTGCGGCGGGCCGGGTCTACGTGCACACCGACGCGACGCTCGGTGGCATGGTCGCCGGCTATGCGCCGTCCGGCCCGTCCTGGTCATTCCAGCATGGCGCCGACTCCGTGTCCATCTCTGCCCACCGGGTGCTAGGGTCAACGCCGTTCAGTTAGGGCTCGCAGATCATTAACTCGCTGGTTTGATCTCTGCTGGGAGGGTGATTCCACGGGTGCTGGCGAAGTCGTAGAGGTCGTCGAGGGTGGCGAGTCGGTCGTCGGCGGGCTGGATGGGGTGCCCGGCTGTTTCCAGGAACTGCCGGATGTCGCGGATGCGTCTGTTGATTGTTCCGGGGTGGACGGTGAGCAGGGCGGCGACGGCGACTTGGGGCAGGGCGAGCCGGTAGTGGAGGAGTGTGGCTAGGAGCCGGTCGGCGAGGGTGAGGACGGGGCGTCGGCCGGTGGTGCCGTCGCCCTTGACGCGAGGTCGGTGGCCGCGTCGTTGGTCCAGGTGAGTCTCGCGCTGGGCGTCGTGGAGGATGGTCAGCGCGGTGATGAGGGTGTCCCACTCGGCGGGCGGCAGTCCGGTCAGGGCGGGGTGGCATAGCCAGGCGAGGTCGGGGCTCGGCTGATCGAACGGGTCTGGTGCGTCGTTGACCTGGGTGTATGCCTCGGGGCGGAGTGTGTAGTTCCAGTCGCCGTGCCAGTCGTGGCGTGTGACGGGGAGGACGTCCATCTGCCCGTCACCGATGCGGACCCCGGTCTCGTAGGTAGCGGTGTCGAGTTCGGCGTGGACTTTCAGCCCGGTGCGGGTGGTGGTCGCGGCGATGCTCTGCACGATGACTTCGTGGCTGGTCAGCGGCCTGCCGCGCCAGTTCATGGTGATGTGTGAGAACAGCCGGTGCTCGATCCGATTCCATTTCGATGTGCCCGGAGGAAAGTGGCAGACAGTGACCTCCATGCCTGTTTCCAGGGCCAGGGCGGCGAGTTCGGCCTTCCAGGCGCGGGTGCGGTAGCCGTTGGAGCCGCCGGCATCGGCGGTGATCAGCAGCCGCCTGGCCTGCGGGTAGTCCTCCTTGCCGCGGGCATTCCACCAGCGGCGGATGGATTCGACGGCGAAGGCGGCGGTGTCGTGGTCGGTGCCGACGCTGACCCAGCCGGTGTTCGCAGCCAGGTCGTAGATGCCGTAGGGCACGGCCTTCCCGAGTTCCTTGTCCGGGAAGTCGTGGGTGCTGACCCGCTCGGGGTTGCCTGCGGGCCGCCATTCCCGGCCGCCGTTCTTGAACGGCCCCACCACTTCCTTCTTTTTCGTATCGACGCTGATCACCGGGTCGCCGGCCACCTGGTGGGCCTTGGCCTGCTCGTTGATATAGCGGAACTGGCCGTCCCGGTCCGGGTGCTGCCGGCCTTCGATGACTTTGGCGTTGCCCTGGAGGCTGAAGCCTTCCTCGCGCAGCACGTCGGCGACGGTGTCGGCGGATATCCGGTGGCCTTGGCGCGTGAGCTCGGCGGCGAGGTGGCGGGTGGACTTCGTCGTCCACCGCAGGGGCGACATCGGGTCCCCGCGCATGTCCGGCTCGACCAGGGCCAACAGTGCCGGACGCAGTCCCGGGTCCAGGTCCACTACCCGCTTGCGGCCACCACCGACCCGGCGCGCCCGCCCCAACGGGGCTTCACCGGAGTCCAGTTCAGTGACACCAAGCGACACCGTGGCCTCTCGCACTCCAGCCGCCCGGGCGACCAGCCTGATCCCGCCATGGCCCAGTACCCGGGCCTCGGCCGCCAGCAGGAGACGACGCTGACGTTCGTCCAGATGCGGGAACAGCACCGTGAACTTCGCCACCAAGGCCGCCGCTATCTCTTCCGCCGCTTCCATACCACGCCAACGACCGCCAGATCGGGAAGCTACGGGTTAATCCTCTGCGAGCCCTTAGCCTCGATCCACCGACTGGCCTGTGTCCTGTGGACAGAGAACCGAAGAGAGGTGCCTGCTGACCTGCGATGATGGGAGTTCTGACGCTTCCAGCACGCACAATCAGCAAGGCACCTCGTAGATGAAAGCTTCCCATACTCCGGCGGCGGTCTCCGCTGCGTTCGACGACCGGAATCTGATCGCGCATGCCGGGCTGGTCCCGGTGATGCGCCTGGCCGAGCGGTGCGGGCTTGCCCGTCTGGCCGCGGAGAAGGTGAAGCTGACCGGGGCGAAGAACGGTGCGGGTGCGGCGGCGGATGCCAAGGTCACCAGCATCGTGGCCGGGATGGCCGCGGGTGCGGACAGCATCGATGACCTTCACGTCCTGCGCCACGGCGCGATGCCCGTGTTGTTCGCAGGCGTCCGTGCGCCGTCCACGCTGGGCACGTTTCTGCGCGCGTTCACCCACGGTCACGCACTCCAGCTCCACGCGGTGCACCGCAGGTTCCTGGCCGCTCTGGCCGCGCATACCCCGCTGCTGCCCGGCGCGGGCGAGAAGGCGTTCATCGATGTCGACTCCACCCACAAACGGGTCTACGGCCGGGCCAAGCAGGGCGCCGAGTACGGCCGGTTCAAAGGCGTACGCACCCTGCACCCCCTGCTCGCCACGATCTGCACCCCGCACTCCCGCCCGGTGATCGCCGGGGTGCGGATGCGCCGCGGCAAAGCGGCCGATGCCCGCGGCGCCCCCAAGTTCGTCAGTGAAGCCCTGGCCGCCGCCCGGGAGGCCGGCTGCACCGGGACCCGTATCCTGCGGGCGGATTCACAGTTCTACAACGCCGGTGTCATCGCCGCCTGCCGCCGGGCCGGGGCCCGCTTCTCGGTCACCACCGGCATGAACCCCTCCATCAAACGGGCCATCCACAGCATCCCCGACCAGGCATGGCAGCAGATCACCTATCCCACCGCGGTGCCCGACCCCGACACCGGAGAGCTCATCTCCGGCGCCGAAGTCGCCGAGATACCCGCATACACCGCCTTCGCCGGCCGCAAGAAGGCGGAACAGGTCACCGCCCGGCTGATCGTGCGCCGCGTCCGTGACCTGGCCAAACCCACCGTCGTGGGTGACCAGGGCGAGCTGTTCCCCGTCTGGCGCTACCACCCGTTCTTCACTGACAACCCCGCCGGAACGCTCCAGGCCGAGCGGGAACACCGTCACCACGCCGTCGTCGAGCAGGTCATCGCCGACAGCAAAGCCGCAGCTCTGGCCCACCTGCCGTCCGGACAGTTCAACGCCAACGCGGCCTGGCTGACCCTGTGGGCCATGACCTACAACCTGCTGCGGGCCACCGGTGCGCTGACCTCCGCCTTCCACGCCAGGGCCACCACCGCCACCCTCCGCACCCACTTGATCCACGTTCCGGCCCGGACCGCCCGCTCCGCCCGGCGCGTCACCCTGCACCTGCCGCACAACTGGCCCTGGCAGCACGCCTGGACACACCTCTTCGACACCGTCCACGGACCAGCCGGCTGACACGAACCGCCCCTGCCCACCCCCCGCCCGCCAGGGCCCAACCGGAACCGAACACGTGGAAACGCTGGGCAGACCAGCAGCTACAACTTGCCCACCTACAAGCACCGACCCGGAACCGGCACAGAAACCCGCCAGAAGATCACTTCCGAACCACGCCGGTGGATCGAGGCTTAGTACTGCAACCGCATGTGGCGTGACGGTCGGTGAGGTTGCTCGTTGTTGTGACTGTGTGATGAATCGCTGACGGTTGAGCAGATCGAGTCGTGGTCCGAGGGTGTAGCGGGGTTGCATGCCCGGTTCGGGCATCGTTTTGGCAGGTCGGAGCCACGTGATCGGGCTCTGGACTACATGACGGGCCTGCTTGCGCCGCTAGAGAAGAAGAACGGGTGGACGCTGGCCGAGCAGGTCGGCCAGCTCCGCCCGGACGGTGTGCAACGCCTGCTCAACCACTCCGAATGGGACGAGAACGCGGTCCGCGACGATGTCCGGGACTTCGTCGTGGAGACCATCGGCGCCAAGGATGGCGTGCTCATCGGGGACGACACCGGGTTCCTGAAGAAGGGCACCAGGTCAGCAGGGGTCCAGCGGCAGTATTCCGGCACCGCTGGCCGCACCGAGAACTGCCAGATCGGCACCTTCCTCGCCTACGCATCCGCCAAAGGGCGGGCGCTGATCGACCGGGAACTCTACGTCCCGAAGTCCTGGACGGACGACCGCGACCGCTGCCGGGCAGCCGGGATCGACGACACCGTGCCGTTCGCCACGAAGATCGAGCACCTCAAGTGGATGCTGCAACGCGCCATCGACGCGGCTGTTCCCTTCGCCTGGGTGACCGCGGACGAGGCATACGGGCAGGTCAAGCACTTCCGCGCCTGGCTGGAAGAACGCCAGGCCGCGTATGTGCTGGCCACCAAGGTCAACGACACCGTGATCACCGCCGACGGCCGGGACGCCCGCGTCGACGAGCTGATCGCGGCCCTGCCGAAGCAGGCATGGAAGCGGATCTCCGCCGGAGCAGGCGCCCACGGCCAGCGGATCTACCACTGGGCCCGCGTCGCGATCCGGCCCACCTGGGAGGGCGGATCCGGGCACTGGGTGCTCGCCCGCCGCAACCTGTCCGACCCCACCGACATCGCC
Above is a genomic segment from Streptomyces sp. NBC_01233 containing:
- a CDS encoding IS1380 family transposase, with the protein product MKASHTPAAVSAAFDDRNLIAHAGLVPVMRLAERCGLARLAAEKVKLTGAKNGAGAAADAKVTSIVAGMAAGADSIDDLHVLRHGAMPVLFAGVRAPSTLGTFLRAFTHGHALQLHAVHRRFLAALAAHTPLLPGAGEKAFIDVDSTHKRVYGRAKQGAEYGRFKGVRTLHPLLATICTPHSRPVIAGVRMRRGKAADARGAPKFVSEALAAAREAGCTGTRILRADSQFYNAGVIAACRRAGARFSVTTGMNPSIKRAIHSIPDQAWQQITYPTAVPDPDTGELISGAEVAEIPAYTAFAGRKKAEQVTARLIVRRVRDLAKPTVVGDQGELFPVWRYHPFFTDNPAGTLQAEREHRHHAVVEQVIADSKAAALAHLPSGQFNANAAWLTLWAMTYNLLRATGALTSAFHARATTATLRTHLIHVPARTARSARRVTLHLPHNWPWQHAWTHLFDTVHGPAG
- a CDS encoding IS701 family transposase → MESWSEGVAGLHARFGHRFGRSEPRDRALDYMTGLLAPLEKKNGWTLAEQVGQLRPDGVQRLLNHSEWDENAVRDDVRDFVVETIGAKDGVLIGDDTGFLKKGTRSAGVQRQYSGTAGRTENCQIGTFLAYASAKGRALIDRELYVPKSWTDDRDRCRAAGIDDTVPFATKIEHLKWMLQRAIDAAVPFAWVTADEAYGQVKHFRAWLEERQAAYVLATKVNDTVITADGRDARVDELIAALPKQAWKRISAGAGAHGQRIYHWARVAIRPTWEGGSGHWVLARRNLSDPTDIAYYVCYGPVTSRLKDLVRTAGARWAVEECFQTAKGECGLDHYQVRLYRAWYRHITLAMAVLAYLTAIRAAEAAKGAAEMTSKTSYPSASRRSAG
- a CDS encoding ISAzo13 family transposase, translating into MEAAEEIAAALVAKFTVLFPHLDERQRRLLLAAEARVLGHGGIRLVARAAGVREATVSLGVTELDSGEAPLGRARRVGGGRKRVVDLDPGLRPALLALVEPDMRGDPMSPLRWTTKSTRHLAAELTRQGHRISADTVADVLREEGFSLQGNAKVIEGRQHPDRDGQFRYINEQAKAHQVAGDPVISVDTKKKEVVGPFKNGGREWRPAGNPERVSTHDFPDKELGKAVPYGIYDLAANTGWVSVGTDHDTAAFAVESIRRWWNARGKEDYPQARRLLITADAGGSNGYRTRAWKAELAALALETGMEVTVCHFPPGTSKWNRIEHRLFSHITMNWRGRPLTSHEVIVQSIAATTTRTGLKVHAELDTATYETGVRIGDGQMDVLPVTRHDWHGDWNYTLRPEAYTQVNDAPDPFDQPSPDLAWLCHPALTGLPPAEWDTLITALTILHDAQRETHLDQRRGHRPRVKGDGTTGRRPVLTLADRLLATLLHYRLALPQVAVAALLTVHPGTINRRIRDIRQFLETAGHPIQPADDRLATLDDLYDFASTRGITLPAEIKPAS